A portion of the Perognathus longimembris pacificus isolate PPM17 chromosome 20, ASM2315922v1, whole genome shotgun sequence genome contains these proteins:
- the Plin1 gene encoding perilipin-1 — translation MAANKGPTLVDGETPEQENVLHRVLQLPVVSGTCECVQKTYTSTKEAHPLVASVCNAYEKGVQGASSLAAWSMEPVVRRLSTQFIAANELACRGLDHLEEKIPALQYPPEKIASELKGTISTRLRSARNSISVPIASTSDKVLGATMASCELAWGVAKDTMEYAAKTRAGRLASGGAEMALDGIEKVVEFLLPPASEESAPAPGRARNQKAPKAKPGLASRVGALANTLSRHTIQTTAWALKQGHSLAMWIPGVAPLSSLAQWGASAAMQVVSRPRQNEVRGGWLHNLTQEESHDDQTDTEGEETEEEESETEEKFSEVSALPSPQGLLGGVAHSLQQGLRSTISAVTWAPAAVLGTAGRILHLTPAPVVSSTKKRAMSLSDALKGVTDNVVDTVVHYVPLPRLSLMEPESEFRDIDNPPSESERRGSGARPASPEPAPRPAAARGGLRSTRGLSVPSCSGLDDKAETPSGPRPSLLAMPREKPARRVSDSFFRPSVMEPILGRAQYNQLRKKS, via the exons ATGGCGGCAAACAAAGGCCCAACTTTGGTGGATGGAGAAACCCCG GAGCAGGAGAACGTTCTACACCGCGTCCTGCAGCTGCCGGTGGTGAGTGGCACATGTGAGTGCGTTCAGAAGACCTACACCAGCACCAAGGAAGCCCATCCGCTGGTGGCCTCCGTGTGCAATGCCTACGAGAAGGGTGTGCAAGGTGCCAGCAGCCTGGCCGCCTGGAGCATGGAGCCCGTGGTCCGCAGGCTGTCCACCCAGT TCATAGCTGCCAATGAGCTGGCCTGCCGAGGCCTGGACCACCTGGAGGAGAAGATCCCGGCCCTCCAGTACCCACCCGAGAAG ATCGCCTCCGAGCTGAAGGGCACCATCTCCACGCGCCTGCGCAGTGCCCGGAACAGCATCAGTGTGCCCATCGCCAGCACTTCCGACAAGGTCCTGGGGGCCACCATGGCCAGCTGTGAGCTCGCCTGGGGGGTGGCCAAAGATACCATGGAGTACGCAGCTAAGACCCGAGCTGGCCGGCTGGCCTCCGGAGGGGCTGAGATGGCATTAGATGGCATTGAGAAGGTGGTGGAGTTTCTTCTCCCTCCGGCCAGCGAAGAGTCAG CCCCTGCTCCTGGACGTGCCCGGAACCAGAAGGCCCCCAAGGCCAAGCCCGGCCTGGCCAGCAGAGTTGGGGCATTGGCCAACACCCTGTCTCGACACACCATCCAGACCACGGCCTGGGCCCTGAAGCAAGGCCACTCCCTGGCCATGTGGATACCTGGCGTGGCGCCCCTG AGCAGCCTGGCCCAGTGGGGCGCATCAGCCGCCATGCAGGTGGTGTCCCGGCCGAGGCAGAACGAGGTACGAGGGGGCTGGCTGCACAACCTCACCCAGGAGGAGAGCCATGATGACCAGACGGACACGGaaggagaggagacagaggaagaagagtcagagacagaggagaagttCAGCGAG GTATCAGCGCTGCCCAGCCCGCAGGGCCTCCTTGGTGGGGTGGCACATTCCCTGCAGCAGGGCCTCCGAAGCACCATCTCAGCTGTGACCTGGGCTCCTGCAGCCGTGCTGGGCACGGCAGGGCGGATATTGCACCTCACACCGGCCCCTGTGGTCTCTTCCACGAAGAAGAGGGCCATGTCCCTGTCAGATGCCTTGAAAGGCGTGACTGACAACGTGGTGGACACAGTGGTTCATTATGTACCG CTCCCCAGGCTGTCGCTGATGGAGCCGGAGAGCGAATTTCGGGACATCGATAACCCACCCTCCGAGTCCGAGCGCAGGGGATCAGGGGCGCGGCCCGCTAGCCCGgagcccgcgccgcgccccgcggCGGCCCGCGGTGGCCTGCGCAGCACGCGGGGCCTCAGCGTCCCCTCCTGCTCCGGGCTGGACGACAAAGCGGAGACGCCCTCAGGCCCACGTCCCAGCCTCCTGGCCATGCCCCGCGAGAAGCCGGCGCGCAGGGTCAGCGACAGCTTCTTCCGGCCCAGCGTCATGGAGCCCATCCTGGGCCGCGCGCAGTACAACCAGCTGCGCAAGAAGAGCTGA